GCAAGTTTTCTTCCAACGATTTTTTTCAAACCGGTTTTAGAAACTTTTATTTCATCTGCGAGATCGAAAATCTCAAGGATTTCCTTATCACTTTCGTACCCAATGGCACGAAGAAGAGTTGTTACAGGAAGTTTTTTCTTACGATCGATGTATGCAAACATCACATTATTGATGTCTGTAGCAAACTCGATCCAGGAACCTTTGAAAGGAATAATTCTGGCAGAATATAACTTGGTTCCATTTGCGTGTACACTTTGCCCGAAGAATACACCAGGTGAACGATGAAGCTGAGAAACAACTACACGTTCTGCTCCGTTAACTACAAAAGTACCTTTTTCGGTCATGTAAGGTACAGTACCAAGATATACATCTTGAATAACTGTATCAAAATCTTCATGCTCCGGATCGGTACAGTAAAGTTTTAATTTAGCTTTCAGTGGTACACTGTAAGTTAAACCTCTTTCAATACATTCTTCGATTGAGTAGCGGGGCGGATCAACAAAATAGTCGAGAAACTCCAGTACGAAGTTATTTCGTGTATCTGTAATTGGAAAATTCTCGCTAAATACCTTAAATAATCCTTCGTTCGTTCTTTTCTCAGGAGTAGTTTCCAGTTGAAAAAAGTCTTGAAAAGATTTTAATTGTACTTCCAAAAAGTCAGGATATAACAACTGATTTTTATTTGAAGTAAAACTAATTCTTTGACTAATAGTATTTGAAGACATTTACTTAAAATTAATTGAACCTAAACGATAATAAACAACAAAAAGGCTTAGAGTCCCGGTAAGGAACTCTAAACCAAAATAACCTTATATATAGGTTTTAGCGCTTCTATTTAAGTTCAACTTCAGCTCCAGCTTCTTCTAATTGTGCTTTTAATGCCTCAGCTTCTTCCTTAGAAACTTTTTCTTTCAATGGAGCTGGTGCAGCATCAACTGCAGCCTTAGCTTCCTTAAGACCTAAACCAGTTAATTCTTTAACCAATTTTACTACAGCTAGTTTAGAACCACCAGCAGCTTTAAGAATTACGTCAAACTCTGTTTGCTCAGCAGCAGCGTCAGCACCACCAGCAGCAGGTCCAGCAACAACTGCAGCAGCAGCAGCAGGCTCAATTCCGTATTCTTCTTTTAAGATCTCAGCTAACTCACTTACTTCCTTAACAGTCAAATTAACTAATTCTTCTGCAAACTTTTTTAAATCTGCCATTTTCCTTCAGTTTTTAAAATTTAATTTACTAATATATTACTCTTTTTCTGAAAGTGTTTTCACAACACCAGCTAGGATATTCTTTCCTGATTCCAATGAAGAAATAACATTCTTGATTGGTGATTGTAGCAATGCCACGATATCTCCAATAAGTTCTTCCTTAGACTTAATAGTTGTAAGAGCTTCAAGCTCATTATCACCTAAATAAAGTGATTCTTCAACATAAGCCGCTTTCAGGATAGGTTTATCGTTTCCTTTACGGAATTCTTTGATAAGCTTAGCAGGAAGGTTACCTGTTTCTGTAAGCATAAGAGAGGTTGCTCCCTTAAGTACATCAGTTAACCCATCAAACTCACCTTCTGCTTTTTCCAAAGCTATTCTTAGAAGTGTGTTTTTTACTACAATCAACTTAATATCTTTTTCGAAACATGCTCTACGAAGCGCAGAAGTGTCTTCTGCATTCATTTCTGAGATGTCTGTCAGATAAAAGTGATTTGAAGCATTGATTTCTTCCGTCAAGCTATCAATAATCTGAATTTTTTCTTCCCTTTTCATGATTACTAAGGTCTTGATTAAAAATTAAAATTAGTCAAGTGATTTTGGATCCAACTGGATACCAAGACTCATTGTGCTTGACAGGTAAACACTCTTCACATAAGTTCCTTTTGCTGCAGATGGTTTAAGTTTATTGATAATGCCAACAAATTCTTTAGCATTTTCTTTAATCTTATCTGCTTCAAAAGATACTTTACCGATCGATGAGTGAATAATACCATATTTATCGACCTTAAAATCAATCTTACCAGCTTTCACTTCGGCAACTGCTTTTGCAATATCCATTGTTACTGTACCAGATTTAGGATTTGGCATTAAACCACGAGGTCCTAAAATTCGGCCTAAAGCACCAACTTTTGCCATTACAGTAGGCATGGTGATGATAACATCAACGTCAGTCCATCCCCCTTTGATTTTGGTAACATAATCGTCAAGACCAACATAGTCGGCACCTGCAGCTTTAGCCTCTTCTTCCTTATCAGGAGTACAAAGAACTAAAACACGAACTTCTTTACCAGTACCATGAGGAAGAGTAACCACACCACGTACCATTTGGTTAGCTTTTCTTGGGTCAACTCCTAAGCGAATATCCATATCCACTGAGGCATCAAATTTGGTCGATGTAATCTCCTTAACCAATTTTGCTGCTTCATCGATAGAATATAGCTTATCAGTATCCACTTTTTCTGAAGCTAACTTTCTATTTTTTGTTAGTTTACCCATTTTAAGTGCAGTATTTTAAAATTATTGATTAAGCGGACTATCACCTGAAATTGTGATACCCATACTTCTTGCTGTACCAGCTACCATACTCATGGCGCTTTCAACTTCAAAAGCATTTAAATCTTTCATTTTCCCCTCTGCAATTCCTCGAACTTGATCCCAAGAAATAGAACCAACCTTTTTACGGTTTGGTTCAGGAGAACCTGATTTTAATTTTGCAGCTTCTAAAATTTGTACAGCTACTGGAGGAGTTTTTGTAATAAATTCGAAAGAACTATCAGAATAAACAGTAATCACAACAGGGATTACTTTTCCAGCCTGATCTTGAGTTCTTGCATTAAATTGTTTACAAAAATCCATAATATTTACCCCTTTAGCACCTAATGCTGGTCCTACTGGGGGTGAAGGATTTGCAGCACCACCTTTGATCTGCAATTTAATTAATCCTGCAACTTCTTTAGCCATAGCTTTACTTTTCTAAAAGATTTAATTATTCTTTTTCTACTTGCATGAAACTTAATTCCAAAGGAGTCTTACGTCCGAAGATTTTAACCATAACTTTTAGTTTTTTCTTCTCTGCATTCACCTCTTCGATCACGCCAGTAAAACCATTAAATGGTCCATCAGTCACTTTTACCATTTCACCAACATAATAAGGAATACTAATTTCCTCATCTTTGCTAGCTAGTTCATCAACCTTACCCAATATGCGGTTCACTTCTGACATACGCATAGGAGTAGGATCTCCGCCTTTGGTATCCCCCAGGAAGCCAATCACATTCGTAACATTACGAAGGATGTGAGGAATTTCTCCAACGAGTGCTGCTTCAATAAGAATATAACCAGGAAGGAAAATTCTTTCCTTGCTAATCTTCTTACCGTTACGCACTTGAAACACTTTTTCGGTAGGAATGAGAACCTGTGACACATACTCCTGTAGACCAAGATTAGAAATTTCACTATCAATATATTCTTTGACTTTCTTTTCTTTTCCTCCTACAGTCCTCAGAACATACCATTTTCTATCAATTTCAGCCATCTTTTTCTAATAAGGAATTAGTGTAACAAACTGTATATAACATCCATCAAATTCTTGAACCCCAAATCCATTACGAAAATCGCAAGTGCAATAATAGTGGAAGCAATCATTACTACGATCGCACTACTTTGAAGTTCAGACCATGATGGCCAAGATACTTTTTGAACTAGTTCTTTATAAACTTCTTCAATGTATATTTTTAGTTTCATAAGGCAAATTTGTCTTTGCACGGGAGGAGAGACTCGAACTCCCGACACCTGGTTTTGGAGACCAGTGCTCTACCAACTGAGCTACACCCGTCTATAAGAAGATTGATCCGATCTCCCGGATCAATCTTATATATATTCTAATTACTCAATAATTTCAGTAATTTGACCAGCACCTACTGTTCTACCACCTTCACGGATAGCGAAACGCAGACCTAAATCACAAGCAACTGGAGTAATCAACTCAACAGTGATAGTAACATTATCACCAGGCATAACCATTTCAACACCTTCTGGAAGAGTAATCTCACCAGTTACATCAAGAGTTCTGATATAGAACTGAGGGCGGTATTTGTTATGGAATGGAGTGTGACGTCCACCTTCTTCTTTTTTCAATACATAAACCTCAGCCTTAATTTTAGTATGAGGAGTGATTGTATTTGGGTGACAGATAACCATACCACGTTTGATAGCAGCTTTATCGATACCTCTCAACAATAGACCAACATTATCACCTGCTTGACCTTCGTCCAAAATCTTACGGAACATCTCAACACCAGTGATTACAGACTTCATACCTTCAGCACCAAGACCAATGATTTGAACTTCTTCACCTGTTTTAACAATACCAGTTTCGATACGACCTGTAGCAACAGTTCCACGACCAGTAATAGAGAATACATCCTCAACTGGCATTAAGAAAGCCTTATCTACATCACGTGGAGGAAGTGGAATCCAAGTATCAACAGCTTCCATCAATTCCATGATTTTATCTTCCCACTCAGCTTCTCCGTTCAATCCACCTAGTGCAGAACCAGCAATGATAGGAGTATTATCACCATCAAACTCATAAAAGTCTAACAATTCACGAACTTCCATCTCAACCAACTCAAGCATTTCTTCATCGTCAACCATGTCAACTTTATTCAAGAAAACAACGATTTTAGGTACATTTACCTGACGAGCTAAAAGGATATGCTCGCGAGTCTGTGGCATAGGACCATCAGTTGCAGCACAAACCAAAATAGCACCATCCATCTGAGCAGCACCAGTTACCATATTCTTCACGTAATCCGCGTGACCTGGACAGTCAACGTGAGCGTAGTGACGGTTAGCAGTTTGGTATTCTACGTGAGCAGTATTAATAGTAATACCTCTCTCTTTCTCCTCAGGAGCATTATCGATAGAATCGAATGATTTTACTTCAGACAAACCTTTTTTCGCCAATACAGTTGTAATAGCAGCAGTCAAAGTAGTTTTACCGTGGTCAACGTGACCAATAGTACCGATATTTACGTGTGGTTTTGACCTGTCAAAATGTTCTTTAGCCATAACTCAATAAGTTAATTAATATTAGACAACAATTAAAAACAATACTTTAAAAATTCACGAGCCATTGATGAGATTTGAACTCATGACCTCTTCCTTACCAAGGAAGCGCTCTACCCCTGAGCTACAACGGCAACTAATTTTCTATGAGCGGGAAACGAGACTCAAACTCGCGACCCTCAGCTTGGAAGGCTGATGCTCTATCAACTGAGCTATTCCCGCATAAAAAGAATACTATTATTCCTTTCTTAACCAAGTGGGGAGAGCAGGATTCGAACCTGCGAAGACGAAGTCAACGGAGTTACAGTCCGTCCCAGTTGGCCACTTTGGTATCTCCCCAATATATTTTAAACAGAGCCGATGGAGGGACTCGAACCCACGACCTGCTGATTACAAATCAGCTGCTCTAGCCAGCTGAGCTACATCGGCAAAATGCAAACCACTTTATTTAACAGGGTTTAGTTTTCCCTAAAAATGGTTTGCAAATGTAAATATATTTTAATTTTATCACAAAATAATTATGCATTTTTTACAATTATTTTGCACGAAGTTTCTCTTTGTGTTTCACAACTTGCTTGCGCAGTGCTTCAACCGCTAAATCAGTAGACTCTTCAAACGTCTTACTTTGCTTTTTAGCAAAGAAATCTCCGCCTTTTGCATCGAGACTAATTTCAACTACTTTGTTTTCTGTATTTGCGGATTTTTCAATCCTAAGAAAAACCTCAGCTCCAGATACATCTTCGTTTAATTTCATGATTTTACCCAGCTTATTCTCTATAAAATCTTCCAACTTCACATCAGCAACAAAACCGATTGATTGAATGTTTATATTCATATTTATTCCTCCAAAATTTATGCTCTTGGATGAGCTTGTTTATATATATTATTTAAACGTTCGAAAGAAGTATGAGTATAAATCTGTGTTGCAGAAAGATTAGAGTGGCCCAACAATTCTTTTACGGCATTTAAGTCTGCACCATTATTTAATAAATGAGTTGCAAAAGTATGTCTTAAAACGTGTGGACTTCGCTTGGTCATTGTTGTAATCTTAGACAAGTGTTTTACCACAATTCTATACAACAATTTTTCGTAAACAGGCACCCCCTTTTTAGTTACAAAAAGAAAACCACCCCCGTCATCAAAAGTTTTTTGCTTTACGTGAACATACTCATCGAGTAATTTCTCTAAACTTTTGCTTATCGGAATGATTCTTTCCTTATTTCTTTTTCCTAATACTTTAACAGAAGACGTTCCGCGATCAAAATTACATTCTTTCAATTTCATCAACTCAGACAATCTCATTCCTGTTTGATAAAATAACTCAACCACTAATTGATCTCGCACACCTTCAAAACCACCTCCAAAATCAATCTCCCTTAATAGCTGCATAGAATGTTCAGCTAAAAAACCAGGAAGTTTTTTCCCTTGACGCGGACCTACAACACGATCCATTGGATTCGCATCTATTTTTGATTCGCGCAATAAAAACTTAAAAAAAGATTTTAAAGTGGATAACTTTCTATTTACAGTACGAGAACTATTTCCTTCATTCATTAAGAAAACAATCCATTTTCTTACATCCTTAAAACACACCTCCTCTTCCTGCAATTGCTCACTATTTATTGATAAAAAATCAAAAAATTGAGTTAAATCACAATCATAAGACAAAACTGTATGTTCTGAATATCGTTTTTCGTATTGTAAATAAGATAGAAAAGATTCCTTAAAACTCATACATCTGGGATATTTATCCTTATCCTTCAGGATAAACTAAGATACAAAAAATTAAGACATCAAGGAACTAATCTAAAAGAAAATCAATCTTCAGCTTGTTGCATTTGCTGAACGTAAATTGCGTGTAATTTTTCTTCTCTTCTTTTGATAGATGGTTTTTTATAAACCTGTCTTCCTCTAAGCTCTTTAATTACACCAGTTTTCTCAAATTTTCTTTTAAATTTTTTTAAGGCTCTTTCAATATTTTCGCCTTCTTTCATAGGAATAACAATCATAATTTTCTCCTTTAATATTTATGTTTTTCTAAGTGAGCCGCAAATTTATCAATTCAATCAGTATTATTCAAATTTATTTGAATAAAAGTATCGAAAATATCTTCATTCTAAGAAATTAGGTAAAATCGCAAGACTTTAAACTTGCTAAATGTACAATTTTTTAATGAATATAAATTTACAGTCTATTCCACTGAGAGATAAGGATGCAGTTTAATATATATAGAATCACTAATTAATCCTCTAACCTTTAACTCATCAGGCGAATTAATTTTGCCTTTTTTTTGACGATGACGTATTATATCGACTGCAGCCCGTTTGCTTATATACGGATGTTGATACAACCGTTCGCTATTTATGTAATTTAGTTTTATTTTTATAATCTGCGTAGAATCAACTGAAATTAATTTTGAAATTCTTTCATATTTATCTTTTGAAACACCATAAACCTCTAGTAATTGATTTTTTTGTGTGAATCCACCAAGTATTTTTCTGTATTTTATAATCCGTTTCGACAAGACTGTTCCGATTCCTGGTAAGCTTTTTAATTCTGTTGTATCACAAATATTTAAACTTATTAATGGTTTTGCTTTAGAATACTTAGCAGTAACCTGTTTTGGAATTGTAATATATGGTTTAAGTTTTGCTAATATAAGCGTATCGAAACCATAAATCTTATTTAAATCATTCTTATTCTTAAATACTCCACCTGCTTTAATATAGTTTTGAATTCTATTTGCAATCTTATTATCAACCCCTAAACTATCCCAACCCGATATGGATAACTTATTAGGATTAAAAGAAAATAGATAAGACTTTTTCTTTTTAAATTCCTTCTTTTTTATTTGTGTTTTAACATTACTTTTAATTTGAATAAATTCTTTAAGCCGATTATAATCATCTTTTGAGATACCATATATCTTCTGAAGGTCACTTTTATTTTTAATTCGCCCTCCAATACTTCTATACTTATTCAAATTCTTAATTTGAAATTCTTTAAAACCTAACTTCCGAAGTTGCTCTTGGGTAGCAGTGTTCGGATCAAAATTAAAATATTCGACTTTGTTTTTACCTACACTACGCTTTTCGAAATCTCCTATAATTTTTTGAAATTTAGCTTGTTTTTCTTCATCAAAAATTATTTTCTCTCCATCATTATTTTTAAAAAACACAGGTATTACATAAATACCAACTAACAATACCAAGAGAATTATGAGACCTCTTTTTTCTGCTGTCGAATATGAAAAATATTCTTTTAAGTTCTTTTTTAATGACATAAATTAAAATAAGGCTATTTAAAAATCAAATAACACTTATTAATATTATAAAAAAGAACAGGATTAAGCAAAATTAATTAAACCTATCCCATTTAAGAATACAATTGCAATTGCTACAGGTGCTACAAAACGAACAAGAAATATAAAAACAGATAATAAATGTTTTTTTACAATAGAACCTTTCGAAAGCTCTTCCTTAACCTTGTCTTTGCCGAGGTACCATCCTACAAATAAAGATATAAATAAGCCTCCTAAGGGAAGTAGCATATTGGCAGAAACCCAATCAAGTATATCAAAAAAATTCAGATCAAACAATTTATAATCCTCAAGAATTCCCATTGATAAAGAACAAAAAATTCCTATGATCGAAATTATAATTGTACTAATAATTGTAGCATATTTCCGTTGAATTTTAAGTTCTTCTTTAAAATAGGCAACCACAACCTCGAGAATAGAAATAGATGAAGTTAATGCAGCTACGGTAAGTAATAGAAAAAACAAAATAGAAAAAAAGAATCCTCCAGGCATTTGCTGAAATACGTTTGGCAAAGTAATAAAAACCAATCCCGGACCGCTACTTGGTTCAATACCGAAAGCAAAAACAGCAGGAAATATTGCAACACCAGCTAAAATAGCGATTAATGTATCGGCAACAGTTACTTGGACAGCGGTTTTTGTTAGATTATTATTACTATCGATATAAGCACCGTAGGTTACTAATGTACCCATACCAAGACTTAAGGAGAAAAATGCGTGTCCGAGTGCGCTTAGTACACCTTCTGCTGTTAATTTTGAAAAATCAGGATGAAATAAAAACCTTAAGCCCTCTCCTGCACCATCTAATGTTATGGCTCTTACATCAAGAACTATAATTATCAGCACCAAGAGTGGCATTAAAATTTTAGCATATTTTTCAATTCCATCTTTAATACCAACAACAACAATTGCCATTGTTAGAAGCATAAAAAACAATTGATAAAAAACTGGGGCAAAAGGAGCCTGAATAAAATTGGTAAACATTGAAGACAGCTCGGAGGGATTCTTTCCTATAAAACTTCCCGAGCATGCTTTTATTACATAATCGAGACTCCAACCAGCAACAACACCGTAAAAAGCCAATATCATTCCTGCGGCAGCAAGTCCGAGTAAGCCAACTAATTTCCATGGAGAATTAGGAGCTAATGATTTATATGCTCCAAAAATATTACTCCCCGATTTTCTTCCTATAATAAACTCAGACAGCATTACAGGTAAACCTATAAGAACAATAAAACCTAAATAGACAAATAAAAAGGCTGCTCCTCCATATACACCTGCTATATATGGAAATTTCCAGATATTACCTAAGCCAACTGCCGACCCTGCAGCAGCAGCAATTACTCCAAATTTACTTGTAAATACTTCCCTTTTTGGTGAGGATACTTTAGACATACAAAATAATATTCATTAAAAATTAGGGGAAATTCAAATTTGCAAATTTTAAGTTCTAAATCCTAAATCCCTTCATTTTTTAGAACTACTCCAAACAAAAAGAGCCTGGATAAACTCCAGGCTCTTGTAGATATTTTAAAAGAATTAATTGCGATCAACAGCATTTAAATCGTTAAATGCCTGAACCAAACGATCTTTCATTGAAACCTCACCAGCACGTAACCATACACGAGGATCATAGAATTTTTTATTTGGTTTATCTTCTCCATCAGGATTACCAATTTGACCTTGAAGGTAGTCATGATTTTTAGCTTCGAATTCACGAATTCCGTTCCAACATGCCCACTGAGTATCGGTATCGATATTCATTTTAATCACACCGTAAGAAATAGCTTCGCGAATTTCTTCAAGACTTGAACCTGAACCACCGTGAAAAACAAAATCAACAGTATTTTTAGCAACTGAGTATTTTTCAGAAATAAACGACTGAGAATTTAATAAGATTTTTGGAGTTAACACAACATTACCTGGTTTGTATACACCATGAACATTACCAAATGAAGCTGCAATTGTAAAACGAGAAGAAACTTTCAATAATGTTTCATAAGCTAAAGCAACATCTTCGGGTTGAGTATACAATAACGAGTTATCCATATCTGTATTATCAACACCATCTTCTTCACCACCAGTACAACCTAATTCAATTTCGATGGTCATACCTATTTTGTCCATACGCTCAAGATATTTTGCACATGTATCAATATTTTCTTCAAGAGTTTCCTCTGATAGATCTAACATGTGAGAACTGAACAATGGTTTACCTTTTTGAGCGAAGTACTCTTCACCAGCAGTTAACAAACCGTCAATCCATGGCAATAATTTTTTTGCTGCATGATCGGTGTGTAGAATTACCGGAATTCCGTAATGTTCCGCTACAGTATGAACGTATTTTGCACCAGCAATAGCACCAATAATAGCTCCACCTTGTCCTTCAGCTTTAATACCTTTACCTGCGAAGAAAGATGCTCCACCATTCGAAAATTGAATAATAATTGGAGAATTTACTTCTTTTGCAGCTTCTAAAGCAGCGTTAATTGAGTTTGTGCCTACTACATTTACTGCAGGAATTGCAAAACCTTCTTCTTTAGCAACCTGAAATAATTTTTGTACATCATCACCAGTTACCACACCTGGTTTAACAACATCTAATACTCGTTTCATAATAATATAATTTTATCGGATAGTTCTTAAAAAATTGTCGGAAAGTTCAATTTCTCCACGAAGTTAAAAAGAAATAATATATTTTACACCGTTTTGTCTATAAGAAAATTATGCAAACGAATGCAATCTAAAAAGGATAGCCAATACCAATATTAAAAGTTAACTGACTAAATTTAAATGGTCGATTAGCAATAATCCATCTTTTATTGTCTGCTAAGGAGGGATCACGCAATTTTAATCCAAGATCAAGTCGAAATAAAATAAAGTTTAAATCTACACGAGCTCCAAAACCTGTTCCCAAAGCAATTTCCTTATAAAATTCACTAAATTGAAAATCGGCACCAACACGATCGTCTTTTTCTGATATCGCCCAAATATTTCCAGCATCAAAAAACAAGGCACCCTCCAAAGCCCAAAATAGCTTAAATCGATACTCTAAATTTGCTTCTAATTTTAAGTCAGCTGTATTATTAGGATATGTTGCATCTTCATCAACATAAGAACCCGGTCCTAAAGATCTCACTTGCCAGGCCCTAATACCATTTGCTCCACCAGAGAAATAACTCTTCTCGAAAGGCAAAACTTTCAAATTTCCGTAAGGATAACCCAAACCTAGAAATAGGCGATACACCATTGTATTGGCCTTATTAATATGATGATTAAATCGATATTCAATATCACTTTTTACATATTGAGCGTATCTAATCCCCAAAAAATCATGATAAGTTCCCTCTATATTCC
This genomic interval from uncultured Marinifilum sp. contains the following:
- the rplL gene encoding 50S ribosomal protein L7/L12 — protein: MADLKKFAEELVNLTVKEVSELAEILKEEYGIEPAAAAAVVAGPAAGGADAAAEQTEFDVILKAAGGSKLAVVKLVKELTGLGLKEAKAAVDAAPAPLKEKVSKEEAEALKAQLEEAGAEVELK
- the rplJ gene encoding 50S ribosomal protein L10 → MKREEKIQIIDSLTEEINASNHFYLTDISEMNAEDTSALRRACFEKDIKLIVVKNTLLRIALEKAEGEFDGLTDVLKGATSLMLTETGNLPAKLIKEFRKGNDKPILKAAYVEESLYLGDNELEALTTIKSKEELIGDIVALLQSPIKNVISSLESGKNILAGVVKTLSEKE
- the rplA gene encoding 50S ribosomal protein L1, which gives rise to MGKLTKNRKLASEKVDTDKLYSIDEAAKLVKEITSTKFDASVDMDIRLGVDPRKANQMVRGVVTLPHGTGKEVRVLVLCTPDKEEEAKAAGADYVGLDDYVTKIKGGWTDVDVIITMPTVMAKVGALGRILGPRGLMPNPKSGTVTMDIAKAVAEVKAGKIDFKVDKYGIIHSSIGKVSFEADKIKENAKEFVGIINKLKPSAAKGTYVKSVYLSSTMSLGIQLDPKSLD
- the rplK gene encoding 50S ribosomal protein L11, producing MAKEVAGLIKLQIKGGAANPSPPVGPALGAKGVNIMDFCKQFNARTQDQAGKVIPVVITVYSDSSFEFITKTPPVAVQILEAAKLKSGSPEPNRKKVGSISWDQVRGIAEGKMKDLNAFEVESAMSMVAGTARSMGITISGDSPLNQ
- the nusG gene encoding transcription termination/antitermination protein NusG; translation: MAEIDRKWYVLRTVGGKEKKVKEYIDSEISNLGLQEYVSQVLIPTEKVFQVRNGKKISKERIFLPGYILIEAALVGEIPHILRNVTNVIGFLGDTKGGDPTPMRMSEVNRILGKVDELASKDEEISIPYYVGEMVKVTDGPFNGFTGVIEEVNAEKKKLKVMVKIFGRKTPLELSFMQVEKE
- the secE gene encoding preprotein translocase subunit SecE, translating into MKLKIYIEEVYKELVQKVSWPSWSELQSSAIVVMIASTIIALAIFVMDLGFKNLMDVIYSLLH
- the tuf gene encoding elongation factor Tu — its product is MAKEHFDRSKPHVNIGTIGHVDHGKTTLTAAITTVLAKKGLSEVKSFDSIDNAPEEKERGITINTAHVEYQTANRHYAHVDCPGHADYVKNMVTGAAQMDGAILVCAATDGPMPQTREHILLARQVNVPKIVVFLNKVDMVDDEEMLELVEMEVRELLDFYEFDGDNTPIIAGSALGGLNGEAEWEDKIMELMEAVDTWIPLPPRDVDKAFLMPVEDVFSITGRGTVATGRIETGIVKTGEEVQIIGLGAEGMKSVITGVEMFRKILDEGQAGDNVGLLLRGIDKAAIKRGMVICHPNTITPHTKIKAEVYVLKKEEGGRHTPFHNKYRPQFYIRTLDVTGEITLPEGVEMVMPGDNVTITVELITPVACDLGLRFAIREGGRTVGAGQITEIIE
- the raiA gene encoding ribosome-associated translation inhibitor RaiA, which translates into the protein MNINIQSIGFVADVKLEDFIENKLGKIMKLNEDVSGAEVFLRIEKSANTENKVVEISLDAKGGDFFAKKQSKTFEESTDLAVEALRKQVVKHKEKLRAK
- a CDS encoding tyrosine-type recombinase/integrase yields the protein MSFKESFLSYLQYEKRYSEHTVLSYDCDLTQFFDFLSINSEQLQEEEVCFKDVRKWIVFLMNEGNSSRTVNRKLSTLKSFFKFLLRESKIDANPMDRVVGPRQGKKLPGFLAEHSMQLLREIDFGGGFEGVRDQLVVELFYQTGMRLSELMKLKECNFDRGTSSVKVLGKRNKERIIPISKSLEKLLDEYVHVKQKTFDDGGGFLFVTKKGVPVYEKLLYRIVVKHLSKITTMTKRSPHVLRHTFATHLLNNGADLNAVKELLGHSNLSATQIYTHTSFERLNNIYKQAHPRA
- the rpsU gene encoding 30S ribosomal protein S21; amino-acid sequence: MIVIPMKEGENIERALKKFKRKFEKTGVIKELRGRQVYKKPSIKRREEKLHAIYVQQMQQAED
- a CDS encoding helix-hairpin-helix domain-containing protein, giving the protein MSLKKNLKEYFSYSTAEKRGLIILLVLLVGIYVIPVFFKNNDGEKIIFDEEKQAKFQKIIGDFEKRSVGKNKVEYFNFDPNTATQEQLRKLGFKEFQIKNLNKYRSIGGRIKNKSDLQKIYGISKDDYNRLKEFIQIKSNVKTQIKKKEFKKKKSYLFSFNPNKLSISGWDSLGVDNKIANRIQNYIKAGGVFKNKNDLNKIYGFDTLILAKLKPYITIPKQVTAKYSKAKPLISLNICDTTELKSLPGIGTVLSKRIIKYRKILGGFTQKNQLLEVYGVSKDKYERISKLISVDSTQIIKIKLNYINSERLYQHPYISKRAAVDIIRHRQKKGKINSPDELKVRGLISDSIYIKLHPYLSVE
- a CDS encoding sodium-dependent transporter, producing the protein MSKVSSPKREVFTSKFGVIAAAAGSAVGLGNIWKFPYIAGVYGGAAFLFVYLGFIVLIGLPVMLSEFIIGRKSGSNIFGAYKSLAPNSPWKLVGLLGLAAAGMILAFYGVVAGWSLDYVIKACSGSFIGKNPSELSSMFTNFIQAPFAPVFYQLFFMLLTMAIVVVGIKDGIEKYAKILMPLLVLIIIVLDVRAITLDGAGEGLRFLFHPDFSKLTAEGVLSALGHAFFSLSLGMGTLVTYGAYIDSNNNLTKTAVQVTVADTLIAILAGVAIFPAVFAFGIEPSSGPGLVFITLPNVFQQMPGGFFFSILFFLLLTVAALTSSISILEVVVAYFKEELKIQRKYATIISTIIISIIGIFCSLSMGILEDYKLFDLNFFDILDWVSANMLLPLGGLFISLFVGWYLGKDKVKEELSKGSIVKKHLLSVFIFLVRFVAPVAIAIVFLNGIGLINFA
- the fbaA gene encoding class II fructose-bisphosphate aldolase encodes the protein MKRVLDVVKPGVVTGDDVQKLFQVAKEEGFAIPAVNVVGTNSINAALEAAKEVNSPIIIQFSNGGASFFAGKGIKAEGQGGAIIGAIAGAKYVHTVAEHYGIPVILHTDHAAKKLLPWIDGLLTAGEEYFAQKGKPLFSSHMLDLSEETLEENIDTCAKYLERMDKIGMTIEIELGCTGGEEDGVDNTDMDNSLLYTQPEDVALAYETLLKVSSRFTIAASFGNVHGVYKPGNVVLTPKILLNSQSFISEKYSVAKNTVDFVFHGGSGSSLEEIREAISYGVIKMNIDTDTQWACWNGIREFEAKNHDYLQGQIGNPDGEDKPNKKFYDPRVWLRAGEVSMKDRLVQAFNDLNAVDRN